A window from Oncorhynchus mykiss isolate Arlee chromosome 9, USDA_OmykA_1.1, whole genome shotgun sequence encodes these proteins:
- the ponzr1 gene encoding plac8 onzin related protein 1: MAVHQQQITTVTTTQRSGEWSTGLCDCCSDMGTCCCALWCFPCFQCQTASHFGWCLCMPLLDPCAFMAVSCCMRSSMRERYGIQGSTCGDVALVCCCYVCTWCQMAREVKTQTTSGPQQVHVVTQQVRMA; the protein is encoded by the exons ATGGCTGTCCACCAGCAGCAGATCACCACTGTAACAACCACCCAGAGGTCGGGGGAATGGAGCACAGGACTGTGTGACTGCTGCTCTGACATGGGCACCT gttgcTGTGCCTTGTGGTGCTTCCCCTGTTTTCAGTGTCAGACGGCCTCCCACTTCGGCTGGTGTCTCTGCATGCCCCTCCTGGACCCATGTGCCTTTATGGCTGTCTCCTGCTGCATGCGCTCCTCCATGAGAGAACGCTATGGCATCCAG gGTTCGACGTGTGGAGACGTCGCATTGGTGTGTTGCTGCTACGTCTGTACCTGGTGCCAGATGGCTCGTGAGGTTAAGACTCAGACCACATCAGGTCCCCAACAGGTTCACGTGGTCACCCAACAGGTTCGCATGGCTTAG